In Agrobacterium tumefaciens, one genomic interval encodes:
- a CDS encoding molybdopterin-dependent oxidoreductase: MNSFKPHSSHWGAFSGRFENGQLEIKPHPDDPHPSPLLGNLAAVADSPVRIKRPAVRRGWLEGKPGHEQNRGADDFVEVSWSEATPLVANELQRIYRDFGPQAVFGGSYGWSSAGRFHHAQSQIHRFLNVLGGYVRSVNTYSSGAAMVIIPHVLGPYDHVDRKSVTWDAIERSTELVLAFGGMAIKNADVHGGGISKHVVRQKLAGASARGARFISISPLRDDFPADVNAQWLPITPGTDVALMLGLAHELVTEELHDREFLDRYTVGYARFEDYLLGRTDNLPKSAEWAAGICGISADTIKEIAVKIARSRTLITVSHSLQRADFGEQPVWMGIVLAAMLGQIGLDGGGYSYSLGALGNIGKNLLAVPLPTLNQFKNPVPDYIPVARIADMLLNPGDEFHYNGKALSYPDIRLVYWAGGNPFHHHQDINRLRAAFRRPQTIIVHESAWTSTARHADIVLPATTTLERDDIGAADRDDLMIAMKKLIEPVGEARDDYAIFSEIARHLGHADAFTEGRTSREWLAFLYEATQQALVAGGHEAPDFESFWVKGELRLPLKPDDGGPANAFRADPSAHRLKTPSGKIEIFSETIEGFGYDDCGGHPRWYANRDEAAEDITHYPLHLVCNQPHQRLHSQLDYGGFSRSTKIEGREPVRINPVDAEARGISDGDIVRLFNSRGSCLAAAVLSSSVHNGVMQLATGAWFEPDDAAADNAMCVHGNPNVLTRDIGTSRLAQGCTGQITRVEVERFTGTLPPVRIFEQMRFANRAPKD, from the coding sequence ATGAATTCATTTAAACCCCACAGCTCCCATTGGGGTGCATTCTCCGGTCGCTTTGAAAACGGCCAACTCGAGATAAAACCGCACCCGGATGATCCGCATCCCTCGCCGTTACTCGGCAATCTTGCAGCGGTCGCGGACAGTCCGGTGCGAATAAAACGTCCGGCCGTCCGGCGCGGCTGGCTGGAGGGCAAACCTGGTCACGAGCAAAATCGTGGTGCAGATGATTTTGTTGAAGTCAGCTGGTCCGAAGCGACGCCCCTCGTCGCGAACGAGCTTCAGCGGATCTATCGCGATTTCGGCCCACAGGCCGTGTTTGGTGGATCTTACGGATGGTCAAGCGCTGGTCGCTTTCATCACGCGCAAAGCCAGATCCATCGATTTCTGAATGTGCTGGGCGGTTATGTAAGGTCCGTCAACACATATAGTTCAGGCGCGGCAATGGTCATCATTCCGCATGTTCTTGGACCCTACGATCATGTCGATCGCAAGAGTGTGACCTGGGATGCCATCGAACGCAGTACCGAACTGGTGCTGGCATTTGGCGGCATGGCGATCAAGAACGCAGACGTGCATGGGGGCGGCATCAGCAAACATGTCGTCAGACAAAAGTTGGCCGGTGCAAGCGCACGCGGCGCCAGATTCATATCGATCAGCCCGCTCAGAGACGACTTTCCGGCCGATGTGAATGCGCAATGGCTGCCGATCACACCTGGCACCGATGTCGCACTGATGCTGGGGCTGGCGCATGAGCTCGTCACGGAAGAGCTACACGATCGGGAGTTTCTTGACCGATACACTGTCGGTTACGCGCGGTTTGAAGACTATCTGCTCGGCCGGACAGATAATCTCCCAAAGAGTGCCGAATGGGCAGCGGGCATCTGCGGTATCAGTGCCGATACCATCAAGGAAATAGCGGTCAAGATAGCGCGTTCCAGAACGCTGATTACCGTCAGCCACTCCCTGCAGCGAGCCGATTTTGGCGAACAGCCGGTCTGGATGGGCATCGTTCTGGCGGCAATGCTTGGGCAAATCGGCTTGGATGGCGGAGGCTATTCCTACTCGCTTGGAGCGCTTGGCAATATCGGCAAGAACCTGCTGGCCGTTCCGCTGCCAACGCTCAACCAGTTCAAAAATCCAGTGCCGGATTACATTCCCGTTGCCCGTATTGCCGACATGCTCCTCAATCCGGGAGATGAGTTTCACTATAACGGCAAAGCCCTGAGCTATCCGGATATCCGCCTCGTCTACTGGGCGGGTGGAAATCCTTTCCACCATCATCAGGACATCAACAGGTTGCGTGCAGCGTTCCGAAGGCCGCAGACAATCATCGTTCATGAAAGCGCCTGGACCTCAACCGCCCGCCACGCCGACATTGTGCTGCCCGCGACAACCACGCTCGAACGTGATGATATCGGTGCGGCAGACCGGGACGATCTGATGATTGCCATGAAGAAGCTGATCGAACCGGTGGGTGAGGCTCGGGACGATTACGCTATTTTCTCGGAAATCGCACGCCACCTCGGGCACGCCGACGCTTTTACGGAAGGAAGAACCAGCCGCGAATGGCTCGCCTTTCTCTATGAAGCGACCCAACAGGCGCTTGTCGCTGGTGGCCACGAAGCACCCGATTTCGAATCCTTCTGGGTAAAGGGAGAATTGAGACTCCCGCTCAAGCCCGACGATGGCGGACCGGCCAATGCCTTCCGGGCAGATCCATCCGCGCATCGGTTGAAAACCCCATCCGGCAAAATCGAAATCTTCTCCGAAACTATAGAGGGTTTTGGTTACGACGATTGTGGCGGGCATCCCCGGTGGTACGCGAACAGGGATGAGGCAGCCGAAGACATCACCCATTATCCGCTGCACCTTGTCTGCAACCAGCCGCATCAAAGGCTTCACAGCCAGCTCGATTACGGTGGTTTCAGCCGCTCCACGAAAATCGAAGGTAGAGAGCCGGTCCGGATCAACCCCGTCGACGCTGAAGCACGCGGCATTTCAGACGGTGATATCGTCAGGCTGTTCAACAGCCGGGGCAGTTGCCTGGCGGCAGCCGTTTTGAGCAGTTCGGTGCACAACGGGGTTATGCAACTCGCGACTGGCGCGTGGTTTGAGCCGGACGATGCGGCAGCCGACAACGCCATGTGTGTTCATGGCAATCCGAATGTTCTTACGCGGGACATCGGCACGTCGCGACTTGCGCAGGGTTGCACAGGGCAGATCACCAGAGTTGAGGTAGAACGCTTTACCGGGACATTGCCGCCGGTGCGCATCTTCGAGCAAATGAGGTTCGCGAACAGGGCTCCGAAAGACTGA
- a CDS encoding ABC transporter substrate-binding protein: MTERSSLFSLSRRHLLASAAAAAAFIATTGFNPALAADTPRDGGDVTFLIDSLGDTWIPNNSAISSFQGHIWGHVTDKLVYVDAEGKASPWLAERWEQNDQATEFTLHLKSGVTFSDGSPLDASAVVANLDIWYAGRKNEGINPIGLFPKTYDRAEAVDATTVKVFFKKPTLGFIPTLGYHGSILISPKSLAQPASQQADLNNTSGSGPYVVESWKEGDHVTLVKRKDYNWGPAAVGHTGPAFLDSITYKLVSEPSLRVASVQSGQADIAYNASPQELKSLKEEGFTVATPRYLGFVNGWAVNTKHAPYDDVRVRQALQSGINRQEIIDTVYTSDWKLPTSFIQSNVPGAADESALLAYDPAKAEKLLDEAGWVKSADGIRTKDGKQLELTLHSNPYLATSKSVDELISQQLGKLGWKANIRAYDVVTFGEKVKYGGPAIPTYEVTRSFIDAGTVASILTNANNGENWFALDDRDATLNGLRDKIAGAASLDERNPLLRELQEHVLGQGYFIPRTQIVQRIYVQSPKLKGEVYNGVAYASYYTAFLAD; this comes from the coding sequence ATGACCGAACGTTCTTCTCTGTTTTCTCTTTCCCGGCGCCATCTGCTGGCATCTGCGGCGGCCGCGGCCGCTTTCATCGCAACCACCGGGTTCAATCCAGCCCTTGCCGCCGACACCCCGCGCGACGGCGGTGATGTTACGTTCCTCATCGATTCGCTTGGCGACACATGGATCCCCAACAACAGTGCCATCTCCAGCTTCCAAGGGCACATCTGGGGCCACGTCACGGATAAGCTGGTCTATGTCGACGCCGAAGGCAAGGCGAGCCCATGGCTCGCCGAACGCTGGGAGCAGAACGACCAGGCAACCGAATTCACGCTCCATCTGAAGAGCGGCGTGACCTTCTCCGACGGCTCTCCGCTCGATGCTTCTGCGGTCGTCGCCAATCTCGACATCTGGTACGCCGGCCGCAAAAACGAAGGCATCAACCCGATCGGTTTGTTCCCGAAAACCTATGACCGTGCCGAAGCTGTCGATGCCACCACGGTCAAGGTTTTCTTCAAGAAACCGACCCTCGGCTTCATTCCGACGCTCGGCTATCACGGGTCGATCCTGATATCACCAAAGAGCCTTGCACAGCCCGCATCACAACAGGCCGATCTCAACAACACCTCAGGCAGCGGGCCTTATGTGGTGGAATCCTGGAAGGAAGGCGACCACGTTACCCTCGTCAAGCGCAAGGACTACAACTGGGGTCCCGCGGCAGTCGGCCATACCGGCCCGGCGTTCCTCGATTCCATCACCTACAAGCTGGTGTCCGAACCATCGCTGCGCGTTGCATCCGTCCAGTCCGGCCAGGCGGATATCGCCTACAACGCCTCACCTCAGGAATTGAAGTCACTCAAGGAAGAAGGCTTCACGGTTGCGACGCCGCGCTATCTCGGTTTCGTCAACGGCTGGGCCGTCAATACCAAACATGCCCCCTATGACGACGTCAGAGTCCGTCAGGCTCTGCAATCCGGTATCAATCGCCAGGAAATCATCGACACAGTCTACACCTCTGACTGGAAGCTGCCGACATCTTTTATCCAGAGCAACGTTCCGGGCGCGGCTGATGAAAGCGCACTTCTCGCATATGATCCGGCCAAGGCGGAAAAGCTTCTTGACGAGGCGGGCTGGGTCAAGAGCGCCGATGGCATCCGCACCAAGGACGGCAAACAGCTGGAGCTGACGCTTCACTCCAACCCCTATCTTGCCACCTCCAAATCGGTGGATGAGCTGATTTCCCAGCAACTTGGCAAGCTTGGCTGGAAGGCCAACATCCGCGCTTACGACGTCGTGACCTTCGGTGAGAAGGTCAAGTACGGCGGTCCGGCCATTCCCACCTATGAGGTAACGCGCAGCTTCATCGACGCCGGCACCGTTGCCAGCATTCTGACCAACGCCAACAATGGCGAGAACTGGTTCGCGCTCGATGATCGCGATGCGACGTTGAACGGACTGCGCGACAAGATCGCCGGTGCGGCTTCCCTTGATGAACGCAATCCGCTTCTCAGGGAGCTTCAGGAGCATGTGCTCGGACAGGGTTACTTCATTCCGAGGACGCAGATCGTGCAGCGCATCTACGTCCAGTCCCCGAAGCTGAAGGGTGAAGTGTATAACGGCGTTGCTTACGCCAGCTACTACACGGCCTTCCTCGCCGACTGA
- a CDS encoding ABC transporter permease yields the protein MRNAYLTYAAKRLGQAVIVILLAYVFTFVVVSILPGDPITSVLRNPQNGFTEEEIAEIIAAQGLDKPIVVQLWNSLSGFLTGDLGVSMRSNRPVSTLIAEVLPSTLILAGAGLAVALILAMAVAYGTRFVPKQYGQGLLRGFPSLFLSVPNFVIGLILIHVFGFQIGLFRVINPDSFWATLFAAIALGIPVSAQIAEVLIANLDKEAEQEYATVARSRGIGQARLFAKHLLKPASLPVVTVIALTVGELLGGSLITETVFGRTGVGSLVQRSVSTQDLPVLQAVVSLGAVVFVLVNLTADLLYPLLDPRVKILGGAKRRVTTSDETSLDATKAVTP from the coding sequence GTGAGAAATGCCTACCTGACCTACGCTGCCAAACGGCTCGGCCAAGCGGTCATCGTCATACTGCTGGCATACGTCTTCACCTTCGTGGTCGTCAGCATCCTGCCTGGCGATCCCATCACCAGTGTTCTGCGCAATCCCCAAAACGGGTTCACCGAAGAGGAGATTGCGGAGATCATCGCGGCGCAGGGCCTCGACAAGCCCATTGTCGTCCAGCTCTGGAATTCCCTGTCCGGATTTTTGACCGGCGATCTCGGCGTGTCGATGCGGTCCAACCGGCCCGTCTCGACGCTGATCGCCGAAGTTCTTCCCTCGACACTGATCCTGGCGGGGGCGGGACTTGCGGTAGCTCTGATCCTGGCCATGGCGGTGGCTTACGGCACCCGCTTCGTTCCTAAACAATATGGTCAGGGATTGCTGCGCGGATTTCCGTCGCTTTTCCTGTCCGTGCCGAATTTCGTGATCGGCCTTATACTTATTCATGTCTTCGGCTTCCAGATCGGCCTCTTTCGGGTGATCAATCCGGACAGTTTCTGGGCGACACTGTTTGCGGCAATCGCCCTCGGCATACCCGTTTCCGCGCAGATTGCCGAAGTCCTGATTGCAAATCTCGACAAGGAGGCCGAGCAGGAATATGCGACCGTCGCCCGTAGTCGCGGGATCGGCCAGGCTCGGCTTTTCGCCAAACATCTGCTGAAGCCCGCATCGTTGCCCGTCGTGACGGTGATTGCCCTTACCGTTGGCGAATTGCTTGGTGGATCGCTGATCACCGAAACGGTTTTCGGGCGCACCGGCGTTGGAAGCCTGGTGCAGCGCTCGGTCAGCACTCAGGATCTTCCCGTCCTGCAGGCCGTCGTATCCCTCGGAGCCGTGGTCTTCGTTCTTGTCAACCTGACGGCCGACCTCCTCTATCCGCTGCTCGACCCTCGCGTCAAAATCCTGGGCGGGGCGAAACGGCGCGTGACCACATCGGATGAAACCTCCCTCGACGCCACCAAGGCGGTGACACCATGA
- a CDS encoding ABC transporter permease has product MTFVSNSSLTGAGLAGRIAAIRMPATVALSFLIVALVITWSLLPGLFTSYSPVIGVPADKLLGPSLSHWFGTDHLGRDVYTRVVYGTASSVSSALVAVVIGVVVGGIIGLLSGFFGGWVDVVFARLVDVLLAIPKFLLAVIVVTAIGFETINAAIATGVSAVAIFARVARAEVIKTRQATFVESAFLLGGSRWFILWRHILPNASRSILPLAVLQFGESILVIASLAFLGYGDPPPASDWGLLISIGKDYLKWPWLVYAPAFITILTVLSVNRISRWLRKTD; this is encoded by the coding sequence ATGACCTTCGTCTCCAACTCATCCTTAACGGGTGCCGGTCTGGCCGGCCGGATTGCCGCCATCCGGATGCCCGCGACCGTGGCGCTTTCATTCCTGATCGTTGCCCTCGTCATCACATGGTCGCTGCTCCCCGGTCTCTTCACCAGCTACAGTCCGGTCATCGGCGTTCCTGCGGACAAGCTGCTTGGACCGAGCCTCAGCCATTGGTTCGGCACCGATCATCTCGGGCGCGATGTTTATACCCGCGTCGTCTACGGCACGGCCTCTTCCGTATCGAGTGCGCTTGTCGCCGTTGTCATCGGCGTTGTCGTTGGCGGCATAATTGGCCTGCTGTCAGGCTTTTTCGGTGGCTGGGTCGATGTCGTCTTCGCCCGGCTCGTCGACGTTCTGCTGGCGATACCGAAGTTCCTCCTCGCCGTCATCGTCGTTACCGCAATCGGCTTTGAAACCATCAACGCCGCCATCGCCACCGGCGTGTCTGCCGTCGCGATCTTCGCACGTGTCGCCCGTGCGGAAGTCATCAAGACACGGCAGGCAACTTTCGTGGAATCGGCATTTCTGCTCGGAGGTTCGCGCTGGTTCATTCTCTGGCGCCACATCTTGCCCAATGCCTCGCGCTCGATATTGCCGCTCGCAGTGCTGCAGTTCGGCGAGTCCATCCTGGTGATCGCCAGTTTGGCCTTCCTTGGTTATGGCGACCCACCTCCCGCATCCGATTGGGGTCTGCTGATCTCGATCGGCAAAGACTACCTGAAATGGCCGTGGCTCGTTTACGCCCCTGCCTTCATCACCATCTTAACAGTCCTCTCCGTGAACAGGATCAGCCGATGGCTCCGCAAAACAGACTGA
- a CDS encoding ABC transporter ATP-binding protein has translation MAPQNRLTGSFLRDATTAPAPQAESPLLRVNDLSVAYGKQAVVHNVDFELGRGKSLALIGESGSGKSTIARAVLRLLPNGAQASGQVRFEKQELLALPERRFRPLRGRAIGFVPQDPGNALNPVRTIGAQALEAAALTDEPNAAIRKTLILETFAQVGLDNPQRVYDSYPHQLSGGMLQRVLIGLAVLPRPALLVADEPTSALDVTIQKRILDLLSRLQHELDISLLLITHDLAIAAERTDSLVVLKNGHVQEAGKTSNIFSSPASAYARKLHADVPALNPDRYARLRDPGLHRSKAGDAPKIDVSAVTKKFTVDGNVLTAVNDVSFSVAAGTTHALVGESGSGKTTTIRLLLGLEQPDKGEISVAGERLAGRSTASLRSVWRHLQLVYQNPFTSLDPTWTVEHLVREPLDRFKIGTSAERDQQVWEALANVGLAEHLLTRKPGALSGGQRQRVAIARSLVLKPDVIVLDEPTSALDVSVQADIVEVLLSLQAKLGLTYVFVSHDLALVRQLAHTVSVMRHGSIVEHGAVADIFDSPQHPYTAALLESIPAGFADPVRQPRQKPHRVLREERFA, from the coding sequence ATGGCTCCGCAAAACAGACTGACCGGATCTTTCCTTCGCGACGCAACGACCGCACCGGCACCCCAGGCCGAATCCCCTCTTCTGCGCGTCAACGATCTGTCGGTTGCCTATGGAAAGCAGGCAGTCGTCCACAATGTCGATTTCGAACTCGGTCGCGGCAAGAGCCTTGCCCTGATCGGCGAGTCCGGGTCCGGCAAATCCACCATCGCACGGGCCGTTTTGCGGTTGCTGCCCAACGGAGCACAGGCCAGCGGCCAGGTCCGCTTCGAAAAGCAGGAGCTGCTGGCGCTTCCCGAGCGTCGGTTCCGTCCGCTCCGCGGACGCGCCATCGGTTTCGTGCCGCAGGATCCCGGCAATGCGCTCAACCCGGTGCGCACCATCGGCGCACAGGCCTTGGAAGCGGCTGCCCTGACCGACGAACCGAATGCAGCGATCCGCAAGACGCTTATCCTCGAAACATTCGCTCAGGTCGGTCTCGACAACCCTCAACGGGTCTATGATTCCTATCCGCATCAACTGTCCGGCGGCATGCTGCAACGGGTGTTGATCGGGCTTGCCGTCCTGCCGCGCCCGGCACTTCTGGTGGCAGACGAACCGACATCTGCTCTGGACGTAACGATCCAGAAGCGAATTCTCGACCTGCTGTCGCGCCTGCAGCACGAGCTGGATATAAGCCTGCTTCTGATTACCCACGATCTGGCGATTGCGGCAGAACGCACGGATTCCCTCGTCGTCCTCAAGAACGGCCATGTGCAGGAAGCCGGCAAGACATCGAATATCTTTTCGTCCCCGGCGTCGGCCTATGCGCGGAAGCTGCATGCCGATGTGCCTGCCCTCAATCCCGACCGTTACGCCAGGCTGCGCGATCCGGGCCTGCATCGAAGCAAGGCCGGAGATGCGCCGAAGATTGACGTCAGTGCTGTCACGAAGAAGTTCACTGTCGACGGAAATGTCCTGACAGCCGTCAACGACGTATCCTTCAGCGTCGCAGCCGGCACGACCCATGCGTTGGTGGGCGAGTCCGGCTCCGGTAAAACCACGACGATCCGCCTGCTGCTCGGGCTTGAGCAACCGGATAAGGGAGAGATTTCCGTGGCTGGCGAACGCCTCGCCGGGCGCTCAACCGCATCGCTCAGATCGGTCTGGCGTCATCTTCAGCTCGTCTACCAGAACCCGTTTACCTCTCTCGACCCGACCTGGACCGTGGAGCATCTGGTACGAGAACCTCTCGACCGGTTCAAGATCGGCACATCTGCGGAACGCGACCAACAGGTCTGGGAGGCTCTGGCCAATGTCGGACTTGCCGAACATCTTCTCACGCGCAAGCCGGGCGCACTTTCGGGCGGCCAGCGGCAGCGCGTGGCTATCGCACGGTCGCTGGTTCTCAAACCGGACGTCATCGTTCTCGATGAGCCAACCTCCGCCCTCGATGTCAGCGTACAGGCGGATATCGTCGAGGTGCTGCTCTCGCTACAGGCCAAACTCGGATTGACCTATGTGTTCGTCTCGCACGATCTGGCGCTTGTCCGCCAGCTCGCACATACCGTTTCCGTAATGCGGCACGGCAGCATCGTCGAACATGGAGCCGTTGCCGATATCTTCGACAGTCCGCAGCACCCCTATACCGCAGCACTTCTCGAATCCATTCCCGCAGGTTTCGCTGATCCGGTACGCCAGCCACGGCAGAAGCCGCATCGCGTTCTCCGGGAGGAGCGGTTCGCATGA